One genomic segment of Thermodesulfobium sp. 4217-1 includes these proteins:
- a CDS encoding ABC transporter ATP-binding protein — protein sequence MSVIQVESLTKYYKELKVLEGVSFSLEEGQILSLIGPNGSGKTTLTKIISGFSKANSGEIKIFGRSTDEFKKIKNKIGLVPQENNLDQDINVLENLIIHSELCGLNIKIAKERSLNLLQKFGLDKYKHEDIRDLSGGTKRKIMLLRALLTNPKLLILDEPTIGLDPAIRRQFWNIVIELKSQNVSTIFTTHYMEEASFLADKIAFINNGKLILSGKPQDLIKNVLENFVFEMKEKISINGYKSYVYEDKTFIFTSNKESLISTLRLKKIDPSAIRETTLDDLFLYLTGEKL from the coding sequence ATGAGCGTCATTCAAGTTGAATCATTAACAAAATACTACAAAGAGTTAAAAGTCCTTGAAGGGGTCAGCTTCTCGTTGGAAGAAGGACAGATACTCTCTCTCATTGGACCAAACGGTTCAGGAAAGACCACGCTTACAAAAATAATATCTGGTTTTTCCAAAGCTAACTCTGGAGAGATAAAAATCTTTGGAAGAAGCACAGATGAGTTTAAAAAAATAAAAAATAAAATTGGTTTGGTCCCTCAAGAAAACAATTTAGATCAAGACATCAATGTACTTGAAAATCTTATAATACACTCAGAGCTATGTGGCTTAAACATAAAAATTGCTAAAGAGAGATCTTTAAATCTGCTTCAGAAATTCGGACTTGATAAATATAAACACGAGGATATAAGAGATCTCTCTGGTGGTACAAAAAGAAAGATTATGCTTTTAAGGGCGCTTTTGACCAATCCCAAACTATTAATTCTGGATGAGCCTACTATCGGCCTTGATCCAGCTATCAGAAGACAATTTTGGAATATAGTAATAGAGCTAAAATCTCAAAACGTATCAACGATATTTACCACGCACTATATGGAAGAAGCAAGTTTCCTGGCAGACAAAATTGCCTTTATAAATAATGGCAAATTGATTTTAAGTGGAAAACCGCAGGATCTCATAAAAAATGTGCTTGAAAACTTTGTATTTGAGATGAAGGAAAAGATATCTATAAATGGCTACAAAAGCTATGTATATGAAGACAAAACCTTTATTTTCACGTCAAACAAAGAGAGTCTAATCTCGACTCTAAGATTAAAGAAAATAGATCCGTCTGCAATAAGAGAGACTACTCTTGATGACCTCTTCCTATACCTTACTGGGGAAAAACTTTGA
- a CDS encoding CGGC domain-containing protein, producing the protein MSDKVKVGIIICDRYRSCAGGKCFRSMQNREGAFSIYKDKEVEIVGYTSCGGCPGGNIEYAPEEMIKNGVNAIHLATGLIVGYPPCPHINYFKSFIEEKYNIPVVIGTHPIPEKYLKTHSKLGTYDTQEWREIMKLTLTDEKVRLSYD; encoded by the coding sequence ATGAGCGACAAAGTAAAGGTTGGAATAATTATTTGCGATCGTTACAGATCTTGTGCTGGAGGCAAGTGCTTTAGATCCATGCAAAATCGAGAGGGTGCCTTCTCGATCTACAAGGACAAGGAAGTTGAGATTGTTGGATATACCTCATGCGGAGGCTGTCCGGGTGGAAATATTGAATATGCACCTGAAGAAATGATAAAAAATGGCGTCAATGCGATTCACCTTGCAACTGGACTTATCGTAGGATATCCTCCATGTCCGCACATCAATTACTTCAAATCTTTTATAGAAGAAAAATATAATATCCCGGTAGTAATAGGTACCCACCCTATTCCAGAAAAATACCTTAAAACACACTCAAAATTGGGGACATACGATACACAAGAATGGCGCGAAATAATGAAATTAACCTTAACCGACGAAAAAGTTCGCCTATCTTACGACTAA